The Schistocerca gregaria isolate iqSchGreg1 chromosome 1, iqSchGreg1.2, whole genome shotgun sequence genome includes a window with the following:
- the LOC126271248 gene encoding X-box-binding protein 1: MSATRTIVIPSLSNCIGKLPSVVAPRNVICTKPEDAMLFTNSSPLTCISTLEKIPRIPTTNINVEEKRQPSRKRRLDHLTLEEKLQRKKLKNRVAAQTSRDRKKAKMDELETIVKELRDKTNQLSAQCERLLRENRRLSEQNEELRRQQCGCQALGVSCRPAVAGPAVSTSPLPQGQSLQLAQGLGHLMTTLFLLFSLISQMTTLHSWKSWQTVCWEKEIVQWMERRKMSARLGNRGKTIVLLKWWGRHQKTWKPLEDY, from the exons ATGTCAGCAACACGGACAATTGTTATACCATCGTTGTCAAATTGTATCGGCAAGCTGCCTTCGGTAGTTGCGCCGAGAAACGTTATATGTACAAAACCAGAAGATGCGATGCTTTTCACAAATTCTTCTCCATTGACGTGCATTAGCACACTTGAAAAAATTCCACGCATTCCAACTACTAACATAAATGTGGAAGAAAAGCGACAGCCTAGCAGAAAACGAAGACTGGACCACTTAACGCTAGAAGAAAAACTTCAGCGGAA GAAACTGAAAAACAGAGTTGCTGCGCAGACGTCTAGAGACAGAAAAAAGGCTAAAATGGACGAACTGGAAACAATAGTGAAAGAACTAAGAGACAAG ACAAACCAGTTGTCGGCACAGTGTGAGAGGTTACTTAGAGAGAATCGGCGATTATCTGAGCAGAATGAAGAACTGCGTAGACAACAGTGTGGTTGCCAGGCGCTCGGAGTCAGCTGCAGACCTGCAGTTGCTGGACCTGCAGTGTCCACCTCCCCTCTGCCGCAGGGGCAGAGTCTGCAGCTGGCTCAGGGCCTGGGACACCTGATGACGACGCTTTTCCTGCTCTTCTCGCTGATATCTCAGATGACTACCTTACACAGCTGGAAGAGTTGGCAAACAGTTTGTTGGGAGAAGGAGATAGTACAgtggatggagagaagaaagatgtCTGCAAG GCTAGGGAATCGGGGAAAGACAATTGTGCTCCTGAAGTGGTGGGGCAGACACCAAAAGACATGGAAACCACTGGAAGATTACTAA